In Melitaea cinxia chromosome 4, ilMelCinx1.1, whole genome shotgun sequence, a single genomic region encodes these proteins:
- the LOC123670206 gene encoding ER membrane protein complex subunit 10 — MMKLTTIFLAICLLPNAFCLDYDGWLNIKLEHSLNCNYEKYCSRGSITLKSIRAGTAVIDQISFNKDHIEELKQLAELDEFYTLRTLVSTAESKDVEIVTFIKAKSFLENGLSDIIRAWVLPNGEVIALSLQAGNTSQTKPIEYKSTDNKLNSSFYIRHVDQAPLPDTASYIQKMEREREAREKGELKDNRSFLAKYWMYIVPIAIFVMISGAANPEPAGQAR; from the exons atgatgAAGCTTACTACTATTTTCTTAGCGATCTGTTTACTTCCAAATGCG ttttgcCTTGACTATGATGGATGGTTAAATATTAAACTGGAACATTCATTAAATTGTAACTATGAAAAATACTGCTCCCGTGGTTCAATCACCTTAAAAAGTATAAGAGCAGGGACAGCTGTCATTGATCAAATTAGTTTTAACAAGGATCATATTGAAGAACTGAAG CAGTTAGCCGAGCTTGATGAATTTTATACTCTCCGAACATTAGTTTCAACTGCTGAGAGTAAAGATGTTGAAATTGTCACATTTATTAAGGCaaaatcatttttagaaaatggtTTGTCAGATATTATAAGAGCATGGGTTCTACCGAATGGTGAAGTCATTGCTCTGAGCCTTCAAGCAGGAAATACTTCACAAACAAAGCCTATCGAATATAAAAGTACAGATAACAAGCTAAATTCATCGTTTTATATTCGTCATGTAGATCAGGCTCCATT ACCTGACACAGCATCCTATATACAGAAAATGGAGCGTGAGAGAGAGGCCAGAGAAAAGGGAGAGTTAAAAGATAATAGATCATTTTTAGCAAAATAT tGGATGTACATTGTACCTATCGCCATATTTGTTATGATATCTGGAGCGGCAAATCCAGAACCTGCTGGTCAAGCAAGATAA
- the LOC123670202 gene encoding RNA polymerase II subunit A C-terminal domain phosphatase SSU72 produces MGDLYIAVVCSSNMNRSMEAHAFLAKKGFKVKSFGTGEKVKLPGASADRPNCYEFGVPYDDIYNDLLEKDKAYYTQNGLLHMLDRNRRIKPCPEKFQVSKERFDVIITCEERVYDQVIEWFGSKRSVHNQPVHVINIDIQDNHEEATIGAFLISDMVTKMAQSDDLDNDIDELLHDFESKCHRPILNCIMFY; encoded by the coding sequence ATGGGTGATTTATATATTGCAGTTGTGTGTTCGTCCAACATGAACAGAAGTATGGAAGCGCACGCCTTTCTAGCTAAAAAAGGCTTTAAGGTTAAATCATTCGGAACTGGCGAAAAGGTTAAGTTACCCGGAGCATCGGCTGATCGTCCAAACTGTTACGAATTCGGTGTCCCCTACGACGATATTTACAACGATTTACTAGAAAAAGACAAGGCATATTACACTCAAAACGGTCTCCTACACATGTTAGACAGAAATCGGAGAATAAAGCCATGTCCAGAAAAATTTCAAGTCAGTAAAGAACGTTTTGACGTAATTATTACGTGCGAAGAGAGAGTTTACGATCAAGTAATCGAATGGTTTGGATCGAAGAGATCAGTACATAACCAGCCAGTTCATgtgataaatatagatattcaAGATAACCACGAAGAGGCTACCATTGGTGCTTTCCTCATAAGTGACATGGTTACTAAAATGGCACAGAGTGATGACTTAGATAATGACATTGATGAACTTCTGCATGACTTCGAATCAAAGTGCCATAGACCAATCTTGAACtgtattatgttttattga
- the LOC123670204 gene encoding uncharacterized protein LOC123670204: MFRNFRRCVLKNNYTQYFISKQTFLTNEYKCIEAWNSQTSSPLLTKVNLHDFYNILDQNYSSKGVISAIDVDVFANAVKDPAYLDELKDLLHKLRLSAETGNTLESTNHATIRNFIEFGNLQDLVQILKDPLNFGLFLDFYTANILLDKLITSENYELGANVASLIMLQEDYSNEITNTLCQYASYKYLSEHKVSPQEQPPQEEKNKKIEEIKIRVKFLRNPYFDDHFDITDLQLLSGKTLAWISRSSNDNVNCNLQLIGWLFYKKYDEMLSLCEKLVATKTFKVYTELIDFIKRESEHAEENTKKYLAKTIEILSKTPLADIKLEESIKILVENAINKIQNRDISDQKELFKNWEIIRQQRLEEQSKRLDRAKRMKIIEQKQKELQVEEQKLWFFENEENIDLQIEEKEQLEDTTTKKSNQEKTDDDYIPPEILPKKK; this comes from the exons aTGTTTCGTAATTTTCGTCGGtgtgtacttaaaaataattacacacaatattttatatcaaaacaaacatttttaactaATGAATATAAATGTATCGAAGCTTGGAATTCACAAACATCTTCTCCGCTATTGACTAAAGTAAATTTACACgatttctataatatattagATCAAAACTATTCTTCAAAAGGAGTAATTAGTGCAATTGATGTGGATGTCTTCGCAAATGCAGTAAAAGATCCTGCTTATCTCGATGAACTTAAAGATCTTCTGCATAAACTAAGGCTATCAGCCGAAACAGGAAATACATTGGAATCTACAAATCACGCTACTATAAGGAACTTTATCGAATTCGGAAATTTACAAGATTTAGTTCAAATTCTTAAAGATCCTTTGAATTTTGGTTTATTTCTAGACTTTTACACGGCAAACATATTATTAGACAAACTAATAACTTCCGAAAACTACGAACTCGGAGCCAATGTAGCTTCTCTTATTATGCTACAGGAAGATTATTCCAATGAGATCACAAATACTCTTTGTCAATATGcttcttacaaatatttatctgaaCATAAAGTATCCCCTCAAGAACAGCCACCACAAGAGGAAAAGAATAAGAAAAtagaggaaataaaaataagagtcAAATTTTTGAGAAATCCTTATTTTGATGACCACTTTGACATCACAGATTTACAACTATTGTCAGGAAAGACTTTAGCTTGGATATCGAGATCATCAAATGATAATGTCAATTGTAATTTGCAGTTGATTGGATGGTTGTTCTACAAAAAATATGATGAAATGTTATCTTTATGTGAGAAACTTGTTgctacaaaaacatttaaagtgTACACTGaattaatagattttataaaaaggGAATCTGAACACGCAGAAGAGAACACCAAGAAATATTTAGCTAAAACTATCGAAATATTGAGTAAAACTCCTTTAGCAGATATAAAATTAGAAGAATCTATTAAAATTTTGGTAGaaaatgcaataaataaaatacaaaatagagATATATCGGATCAAAAAGAG TTATTCAAAAATTGGGAGATAATAAGGCAGCAAAGACTTGAAGAGCAATCAAAACGTTTAGACAGAGCAAAACGCATGAAAATCATTGAACAAAAGCAAAAAGAATTACAAGTAGAAGAACAGAAATTGTGGTTCTTCgaaaatgaagaaaatattGACTTACAAATTGAAGAAAAAGAACAATTAGAAGATACAACTACAAAGAAATCAAACCAAGAAAAAACTGATGATGATTATATACCACCTGAAATATTACCTAAGAAGAAATGA
- the LOC123670205 gene encoding DEAD-box helicase Dbp80, protein MANQWGQKADELEISNKVAGIGLAKKPSNQKLDNTDDSPDTANPAETSLLMKIIRQGLVESKLDIEVQRKDPNSPLYSVKTFEALHLKPNLLKGVYAMGFNAPSKIQETALPTLLADPPQNMIAQSQSGTGKTAAFVLAMLSRVDSTKNYPQVLCLSPTYELAIQTGEVAAKMAKFCPEIKLKYAVRGEEVPKNTKITDHILIGTPGKMLDWGVKFGIFDLNKIKVFVLDEADVMIDRQGHQDQCIRIHKCLPPTCQMMFFSATYGSAVMEFAEIIVPNPIIIRLLREEESLDNIKQYYVKCKSPEEKYRAICNIYGVITIGQAIIFCHTRKTASWLSEKMSLDGHSVAVLSGELTVEQRIAVLDRFRGGLEKVLITTNVLSRGIDVEQVTLVVNFDMPMDMNKKADCETYLHRIGRTGRFGKAGIAINLIDSPQAMDICLDIEAHFGKKIQLLDIEDAEEIEKIGA, encoded by the coding sequence ATGGCTAATCAATGGGGACAAAAGGCGGACGAGTTGGAGATTTCCAATAAAGTTGCTGGAATAGGTTTAGCAAAAAAACCATCCAATCAAAAACTGGATAACACTGATGATTCCCCGGATACTGCTAATCCTGCTGAAACGTCTCTATTAATGAAAATCATTCGACAAGGTTTAGTTGAATCCAAATTAGATATTGAGGTCCAAAGAAAAGATCCCAATTCTCCTCTTTACTCTGTTAAAACTTTTGAAGCTCTACATTTAAaaccaaatttattaaaaggtgTTTATGCTATGGGGTTTAATGCCCCATCAAAAATTCAAGAAACTGCTTTACCAACACTACTAGCAGATCCTCCACAAAATATGATTGCACAATCACAGTCGGGGACTGGTAAAACTGCTGCTTTTGTTTTAGCAATGTTGAGTAGAGTTGATTCAACTAAGAATTATCCACAAGTATTGTGTCTCAGCCCCACTTATGAACTTGCAATTCAAACTGGAGAAGTTGCAGCTAAAATGGCTAAATTTTgtccagaaataaaattaaaatatgctgtTAGAGGCGAAGAAGTGCCAAAGAACACTAAAATTACTGACCATATTCTTATTGGAACCCCAGGTAAGATGTTAGACTGGGGAGTAAAGTTTGGTATCTTTGATTTGAACAAGATTAAAGTGTTTGTATTGGATGAAGCAGACGTTATGATTGACCGTCAAGGGCATCAAGACCAATGTATTCGTATCCATAAATGCCTTCCTCCAACTTGTCAAATGATGTTCTTTTCTGCTACATATGGTAGTGCTGTTATGGAGTTCGCTGAAATTATAGTACCCAATCCAATAATAATCAGATTACTGAGAGAGGAGGAATCCTTAGAcaacataaaacaatattatgtcaAATGTAAAAGTCCAGAAGAAAAATATAGAGCTATCTGTAACATTTACGGTGTGATAACGATAGGACAAGCCATTATTTTCTGTCATACAAGGAAGACAGCTAGTTGGCTTTCAGAAAAAATGTCACTTGATGGGCATTCAGTCGCTGTCCTATCCGGTGAGCTTACAGTTGAACAAAGAATTGCAGTACTTGACCGTTTCCGAGGAGGCcttgaaaaagttttaataactaCCAATGTCCTTTCACGTGGCATAGACGTTGAACAAGTTACTCTCGTAGTCAACTTTGATATGCCAATGGACATGAACAAAAAAGCAGACTGTGAAACATACTTACACAGGATTGGCCGCACTGGAAGATTTGGCAAAGCTGGGATAGCTATAAATCTCATTGATTCACCCCAAGCTATGGACATATGTCTTGATATAGAAGCACACTTTGGTAAGAAGATTCAACTTCTAGATATTGAAGATGCAGAAGAAATTGAAAAGATTGGTGCctaa
- the LOC123670203 gene encoding coiled-coil domain-containing protein 22 homolog: protein MEEVDSIILHFLRQLNIDIHNDFKNISELPVEIIVESAIKCIKAINPTVKVPCKLPSGVSQRIEVAAQVAGICKDLGYQNDVGYQTFLYHNETELRQVFMFLIEKLPSEDKKLTTKVKPMNAKYQLLQNISNKIGEDLNTIWIPPCCKPSLKSNVGDFIYSQVSDQTENKEISPDKIIEKISKINKMRNTIPKSEVSHNVLPSKTVVINNKVTMSESDKTLKELQEIVILLRQKLDTLESERNVMNVEFSQAQKNSERAENDLRNMQSILNSVGITEFESDEIENILQKVHNNINMLHNKSEEITSKNLSLKIEIEKMKTKISSSESEQIKCRNTLTNLKETAKSLKDECEKKEGLKNQLKLKYEKLKGGNKRHIYTKRILEIIGNVEKQNAEIKKILEDTRQLQKEINTLEGQLDRCFSIADETLFKDAKRDDQAKKAYKLLALLHSECNTIVSLVNETGTLSRDIIDLEDNIKAEKSKRTEDILKKIQIDLAKLQKETS from the exons atggaaGAAGTGGATTCTATTATTTTGCATTTTCTGCGACAGttaaatat AGATATTCATAATGACTTTAAAAACATTAGCGAGCTACCAGTTGAAATAATAGTAGAATCagctataaaatgtataaaagctATTAATCCAACTGTAAAAGTACCATGTAAATTACCCTCTGGTGTATCACAAAGAATAGAAGTAGCTGCGCAAGTGGCTGGTATATGTAAG gaTCTAGGTTACCAGAATGATGTCGGATATCAAACATTCCTCTATCATAATGAGACAGAATTAAGACAAGTTTTCATGTTCCTGATAGAAAAATTACCAAGTGAAGACAAAAAGCTCACAACTAAAGTTAAGCCTATGAATGCAAAATATCagcttttacaaaatataagtaataaaattggaGAAGATCTGAACACCATTTGGATTCCACCCTGTTGTAAACCTTCGTTAAAAAGTAATGTAGGAGATTTCATATATAGTcaag TTTCAGATCAAACAGAGAATAAAGAAATATCCCctgataaaattattgaaaaaatttcgaaaattaataaaatgaggAATACCATTCCTAAATCTGAAGTTAGTCATAATGTCCTGCCAAGTAAAACTGTGGTAATTAATAACAAAGTTACGATGTCTGAGAGTGACAAGACTCTGAAAGAATTACAAGAAATAGTGATCTTACTTCGCCAAAAACTAGATACTCTTGAAAGTGAAAGAAATGTAATGAATGTGGAGTTTTCTCAG GCACAAAAAAATAGTGAGCGTGCTGAAAATGATTTAAGGAATATGCAAAGTATTCTGAACAGTGTTGGAATAACTGAATTTGAATCCGATGAAATTGAGAATATATTACAAAAGGTTCATAACAATATAAACATGCTACACAATAAAAGTGAAGAAATAACATCAAAGAACTTATCacttaaaattgaaattgaaaaaatgaaAACGAAAATTAGTTCTTCAGAA TCAGAACAGATAAAATGTAGAAACACCTTAACAAACTTAAAGGAAACTGCCAAGAGTTTGAAAGATGAGTGTGAAAAGAAAGAAGGGTTAAAGAACCAGTTAAAACTTAAATACGAAAAACTGAAAGGTGGCAACAAAag GCATATTTACACTAAGcgcattttagaaataataggTAACGTTGAAAAACAAAATGCTGAAATCAAGAAGATTTTAGAAGATACTCGACAacttcaaaaagaaataaatacccTGGAGGGTCAACTTGATAGATGTTTCTCAATTGCAGACGAAACTTTGTTTAAA gaTGCCAAGAGAGATGACCAAGCAAAAAAAGCTTATAAATTATTGGCTTTACTTCATTCTGAATGCAATACTATTGTATCATTAGTCAATGAAACTGGCACTTTATCCAGGGATATAATAGATTTAGAAGATAATATTAAAGCTGAAAAATCAAAGAGAACTGAGGATATACTGAAGAAAATTCAAATTGACCTTGCTAAACTGCAAAAGGAAACttcttag